The following proteins come from a genomic window of Larimichthys crocea isolate SSNF chromosome III, L_crocea_2.0, whole genome shotgun sequence:
- the paxx gene encoding protein PAXX isoform X1: protein MPTAVKQQRRRRSRRSCCGCCSQWTVGRIMDVKQASYCVVLDKKSQSKFICYTRRKNGLFHICLTDAADVWSTEYTEDTLNQFRQRFALKSTEDYILKLRSACGNGDVSVVVHETSVELRVGCSPGEPRMTLSMLEGLQATEELKELLFRMADSLTQPDGTCGVSSVSPVKNHQWWPAGEQLMEPLLQQNSAPSATVKKRPPGSSLINPGSKRKQRATGVAFDDADED, encoded by the exons ATGCCGACTGCCGttaaacaacaaagaagaagaagaagcagaagaagttgttgtggttgttgtagtCAGTGGACTGTAGGAAGAATCATGGATGTGAAGCAGGCGTCATACTGCGTTGTGTTGGATAAAAAGAGCCAGTCTAAATTTATTTGCTACACACGCAGAAAAAACGGACTCTTTCATATCTG TCTGACAGATGCTGCTGATGTTTGGAGCACAGAGTACACCGAGGACACACTGAACCAGTTT AGACAGAGGTTTGCCTTGAAATCTACAGAGGATTATATCCTGAAACTCAG GTCCGCCTGTGGTAATGGGGATGTGTCTGTTGTGGTGCATGAAACCAGTGTGGAGCTCCGTGTGGGCTGCAGTCCAGGTGAGCCACGCATGACCTTATCCATGCTGGAAGGCCTACAGGCCACAGAGGAactgaaggagctgctgttcAGGATGGCAGACAGCCTCACCCAGCCTGACGGCACGT GTGGCGTGTCCTCTGTCAGTCCAGTGAAAAATCACCAGTGGTGGCCTGCAG GTGAGCAGCTGATGGAGCCCCTGCTGCAGCAGAATAGTGCACCATCAGCGACGGTGAAGAAACGACCTCCAGGAAGTTCACTCATCAACCCAGGCAGTAAAAG gaaGCAGCGAGCGACCGGCGTGGCCTTTGATGATGCAGATGAAGACTGA
- the paxx gene encoding protein PAXX isoform X2, with amino-acid sequence MPTAVKQQRRRRSRRSCCGCCSQWTVGRIMDVKQASYCVVLDKKSQSKFICYTRRKNGLFHICLTDAADVWSTEYTEDTLNQFRQRFALKSTEDYILKLRSACGNGDVSVVVHETSVELRVGCSPGGVSSVSPVKNHQWWPAGEQLMEPLLQQNSAPSATVKKRPPGSSLINPGSKRKQRATGVAFDDADED; translated from the exons ATGCCGACTGCCGttaaacaacaaagaagaagaagaagcagaagaagttgttgtggttgttgtagtCAGTGGACTGTAGGAAGAATCATGGATGTGAAGCAGGCGTCATACTGCGTTGTGTTGGATAAAAAGAGCCAGTCTAAATTTATTTGCTACACACGCAGAAAAAACGGACTCTTTCATATCTG TCTGACAGATGCTGCTGATGTTTGGAGCACAGAGTACACCGAGGACACACTGAACCAGTTT AGACAGAGGTTTGCCTTGAAATCTACAGAGGATTATATCCTGAAACTCAG GTCCGCCTGTGGTAATGGGGATGTGTCTGTTGTGGTGCATGAAACCAGTGTGGAGCTCCGTGTGGGCTGCAGTCCAG GTGGCGTGTCCTCTGTCAGTCCAGTGAAAAATCACCAGTGGTGGCCTGCAG GTGAGCAGCTGATGGAGCCCCTGCTGCAGCAGAATAGTGCACCATCAGCGACGGTGAAGAAACGACCTCCAGGAAGTTCACTCATCAACCCAGGCAGTAAAAG gaaGCAGCGAGCGACCGGCGTGGCCTTTGATGATGCAGATGAAGACTGA